A window of Bacteroidales bacterium contains these coding sequences:
- a CDS encoding nucleotidyltransferase domain-containing protein, protein MITESKISEIVRKIASGYDPEKIILFGSYASGTASDDSDIDIFVVKDTELPRPQRTIQLRRMLLGAQIPMDLIVYTPNEVENEKDEKYSFVYEVLNSGKTVYERKNN, encoded by the coding sequence ATGATAACAGAAAGCAAAATATCGGAAATAGTTAGGAAGATTGCTTCCGGATACGATCCTGAAAAAATCATTTTGTTTGGCTCGTATGCCAGCGGAACAGCTTCGGATGATAGCGATATTGACATTTTTGTTGTGAAGGACACCGAATTACCTCGCCCCCAGAGGACAATTCAATTGAGAAGAATGCTTCTTGGCGCCCAAATTCCAATGGACTTAATCGTTTACACACCCAACGAAGTAGAGAATGAGAAGGATGAGAAGTACAGTTTTGTTTATGAAGTTCTAAACTCAGGAAAAACAGTCTATGAACGGAAAAACAATTGA